In Mytilus trossulus isolate FHL-02 chromosome 6, PNRI_Mtr1.1.1.hap1, whole genome shotgun sequence, a single window of DNA contains:
- the LOC134722365 gene encoding uncharacterized protein LOC134722365, with protein sequence MSDLPSNIRDIIFINGLINIIDKATHFDTRTSSSSLLDPILVTDSIPVLDKDTIPVDRGISDHDGTYVTIDCGFSKSRTYIRSIWDYKRGDNDLMKQKVLNTNWENLISDASDVHVAATNFTNTFINIASACIPTRDVTIRCDDKVWFDSNLRRETRKRDRFRKLFMRSHSTSAEHKYKQQRNKVNNLKKQAKKHFYVTINENLDELKVANCKQYWKTINMLIKSDRSTHDIPPLRDPDHNFNLAYEGTKKSEILNKYFCSISNIDDANKDLPEFDDRCHEFLSQIIVREQDVLDIISTLDPNKAVGPDIVSNRMLLAVRNEISKPLCLLFNKSLHERVFPDQWKIGYVIPLFKSGDKSLPSNYRPVSLLSCLKEI encoded by the exons atgtCGGATCTACCGTCAAATATTAgagatattatttttattaatggcCTGATTAACATAATTGACAAAGCCACGCATTTTGACACACGAACAAGTAGCTCGTCACTACTTGACCCTATTTTAGTTACAGACTCTATACCAGTTTTAGATAAAGACACTATACCTGTTGATAGAGGTATAAGTGACCATGATGGAACATATGTCACAATTGATTGTGGTTTTAGTAAAAGTCGAACATATATTAGATCTATATGGGATTATAAAAGAGGGGATAATGACTTGATGAAACAAAAAGTACTTAACACTAATTGGGAAAATTTGATTTCTGATGCAAGTGATGTTCATGTTGCTGCTACGAATTTCACTAACACTTTTATTAATATAGCATCTGCGTGTATCCCTACAAGGGACGTAACTATAAGATGTGATGATAAAGTTTGGTTTGATTCAAATTTGAGACGGGAAACGAGAAAACGGGACAGATTTCGAAAACTTTTTATGCGTTCACATAGTACATCTGCTGAACATAAATATAAGCAACAAAGGAACaaagttaataatttaaaaaagcaaGCTAAAAAGCATTTTTATGTGACTATAAACGAAAATTTGGATGAACTTAAAGTTGCAAACTGTAAACAGTATTGGAAGACCATCAATATGTTAATTAAAAGCGACAGATCAACTCATGATATTCCTCCGCTAAGAGACCCGGATCATAACTTTAACCTTGCGTATGAAGGAACAAAAAAGTCTgagattttaaataaatatttttgttctatttctaATATAGATGATGCTAATAAAGATTTACCGGAATTTGATGATCGCTGtcatgagtttctttcgcagaTAATTGTTAGAGAACAAGATGTACTTGATATTATTTCTACGCTTGATCCAAATAAAGCGGTAGGACCAGATATTGTTAGCAACAGAATGTTACTTGCTGTtagaaatgaaatttcaaaaccattatgtttactttttaataaatcacTTCATGAGAGAGTATTTCCCGATCAATGGAAAATTGGATATgttattccattattcaaaagtgGTGACAAATCACTACCTTCTAACTACAGGCCTGTCTCCTTATTGTCATGT CTCAAAGAAATCTGA
- the LOC134720865 gene encoding putative nuclease HARBI1 has protein sequence MLVPMVCKAIPNEFLSPVVIKMALNQRQRRLLKLILMMNVTQMELNVMTLLFTMHMKNAQQILLFMDNKKSRVIPKVSNYYLETIPRFNDRDFKSHFRLSKTTCEVLLMKIHETTTSLPQPGRQIDIEKRLLMFLWYIGNMESFRSMADRFDVSKGTLHVSVKYISNVLVTKIMPLVISWPTGVRLQKIADGFSETSRLEGTIGAIDGTHIEIKCPSKHKQAYFNRKKYPSLVLLAVCDSSLNFTYVFTGCPGSTHDAGVLRQTPLYRDAPGVIPPGKHIIGDSAFPLNAWLMKPFRDNGNLSRDQIKFNQVLSSSRQVIERGFGFLKGRFRRLIKLDAVDMQVIVETILSGCTLHNICLANDDEMFDIEHAIGDDDQNGPDQVQGNQEGTDVRQTLMERL, from the exons ATGTTGGTACCTATGGTTTGCAAAGCAATTCCAAACGAGTTTTTATCACCTGTGGTTATCAAAATGGCGCTCAATCAACGCCAACGACGGTtgttgaaattaattttgatgATGAATGTGACTCAAATGGAACTTAATGTCATGACATTACTCTTCACAATGCATATGAAAAATGCACAGCAGATATTGCTTTTCATGGACAACAAAAAGAGTAGAGTTATCCCAAAAGTATCAAATTACTATTTAGAGACGATACCAAGATTCAATGACAGGGATTTTAAATCTCATTTTCGATTGAGCAAGACAACTTGTGAGGTATTACTGATGAAAATACACGAGACCACTACGAGTTTACCTCAGCCTGGTCGTCAGATTGACATTGAAAAGAGGTTGCTGATGTTCTTATGGTACATTG GCAATATGGAGAGCTTCAGATCAATGGCTGATAGATTTGATGTTTCAAAGGGAACGCTTCACGTATCtgtgaaatatatttcaaatgtattggTCACTAAAATCATGCCACTCGTGATAAGCTGGCCGACAGGAGTTAGACTACAGAAAATTGCAGACGGCTTTTCCGAAACGTCCAGACTTGAAGGAACTATTGGAGCAATCGATGGAACACATATTGAGATAAAATGTCCATCGAAGCACAAACAAGCTTATTTCAACAGAAAGAAATATCCATCACTTGTGCTTCTTGCAGTCTGTGATTCAAGTTTGAACTTCACGTATGTTTTTACAGGATGTCCAGGAAGCACTCACGATGCAGGAGTTCTCCGACAAACCCCTCTGTATCGAGATGCCCCTGGAGTTATTCCTCCCGGAAAGCACATCATTGGCGATTCAGCTTTCCCTCTGAATGCTTGGCTAATGAAGCCATTTAGAGACAACGGTAACCTATcaagggaccaaataaagttCAATCAAGTGCTGAGTAGTTCTAGACAAGTCATCGAGAGAGGTTTTGGATTCCTTAAAGGTAGATTTAGAAGACTTATAAAGCTGGATGCTGTTGACATGCAGGTAATCGTTGAAACCATCTTGTCCGGATGTACGCTTCACAATATTTGCCTTGCAAATGATGATGAAATGTTTGACATCGAACATGCTATAGGAGACGATGATCAAAACGGTCCAGATCAGGTACAGGGTAACCAGGAAGGCACTGATGTTCGACAAACACTGATGGAAAGACTGTAA